The Vicia villosa cultivar HV-30 ecotype Madison, WI linkage group LG1, Vvil1.0, whole genome shotgun sequence genome includes a region encoding these proteins:
- the LOC131644330 gene encoding glu S.griseus protease inhibitor-like, whose amino-acid sequence MLYITNITIAATKKYTHIHIQIQESKRQTMSNDECQGKSSWPELVGVDGKVAEGRIEKENPLVNAIIVPEGSSVPFDFRCDRVWVWVDKDGIVKQIPTIG is encoded by the exons ATGCTATATATCACAAACATAACAATTGCAGCAACAAAAAAGTACACACACATTCATATACAGATCCAAGAATCAAAAAGGCAAACAATGTCTAATGATGAATGCCAAG GTAAGAGTTCATGGCCAGAACTAGTTGGAGTGGATGGAAAGGTTGCAGAGGGTAGAATTGAGAAGGAGAATCCATTGGTGAATGCAATAATTGTTCCAGAAGGATCTTCTGTCCCCTTTGACTTCCGTTGTGATAGAGTTTGGGTTTGGGTTGATAAAGATGGAATTGTTAAACAGATTCCAACTATTGGATAG